The Deinococcus ruber region TGGCCTGAAGTGCTGGTTTCGAAGTGCTCTGGGCCGACGTTCCGCCCTGTACCACCGGGGCACACGCCGCCAGCAGCAGACTCAGGGCCAGCGTCAGCCGCTTCATAGCTGCTTCCGCCGTTCCAGCAGCGCTGTCACCACCGTATCCAGCCCCACGCCCTCGGCGGCCCGTTTCTCGGGCGTCCACGAAATGCCCCGCGACGCCTTGACCAGCACCACGTCGCCTGCCTGCACCTCGCTCAGCAGCGCGTCCAGCAGTTCCGGCACCGTGGCGTAGGCCCGCTCTCCCAGTTGGGCGGCAAACTGGCCCACTCCGTAGCTCAGATCGGCGCATTCGCCCGCGTACTCGCCCACGTCGGCATGCAGGCTCTGTTCGGCAGCGCCAAGTTCCAGCATGCGCCCCAGCACGCTGATGCGCCGCCCACCCGCTGCCGGGGTGTGGGTCGCCAGGGCGTTCAGCGCGGCAAACATGCTCAGCGGCGAGGCGTTGTAGGTGTCGTCGATGATGGTGAAGGCTCCCGGCAGCACCCGGTAACGTCCACCCGGCACTTCCACGTTTGCCATGCGCTGCGCCGCTCCTTGCAGCTCGGTGCCCGCCGTCTGCGCCAGCACCAGCCCCAGCAGCGCGGCCTCGGCCTGGACGCGGGCGGCACGCGGCAGCGTCACCTGCACGCCCTGATACACGAACCTCGCTCCGTCTGCGTCCAGTTGCAGATGTTCTCCGGCAAAGTCGTTGTGCTCGAAGCCGTAACTCGGCACGCCCGGATAGTAGCTGCTGGCCTGGGTGCCGACCAGTGCGCGGGAAGCGTTCAGAATCAGTCCCTTCTCCCGCGCTACGTTTTCGACGGTTCCCAGCGCTTCCAGATGCGCCGCGCCGATGCTGGTCACGATGCCCACATCCGGCGACACCAGATCGACAAGCTGCGCCATCTCGCCCACGCGGTCTATGCCCATTTCGACCACCAGCGGCGCGGCCTGTGCTCCGTATTCGATCAGAAAGCAGGCGATGGCGGGCAGGGTGTTGAAGACCGGCATATACGCGGCCTGAAGCGCTGCCGCCGCGTAGTTCTTGGCGGTGGTCTTGCCCACGCTCCCGGTAATCCCGATCACCAGCGCATTTTTTGCCCGCTCGGTGCGTGCCCAGGCAAACAGCGCGTCTCTGGCGTCGGGCACCCGCACGGCACGCGGCACATCCAGATCGGTCAGGACGAAGGGTGCGCCCGCATCGAGCGCCGCCTGCACGAAGCGGTTGCCGTGCATCGCCTCGCCGGGCAGCGCCACGAAGGCCGTGTCTGGGCCAGCTTCGCGGGAATCCCAGGTCAGGCGCAGGGCGGGGCGGGCGTCCGGGTGAACGTCGGCCTGGAAGGGGAGGGCGTGCGGGTCGAGCAGAGACATGGAATCAGGCTAACAGGTCAGCATGAAGGCGCATACAAAAGCAGAACCGGAGGCATGTCCAACCCCCGGTTCCAGATGTGCCGCCCACTTGGACGCACTTCCACGTTTAAGCCCTCAGTTCAATTTGAAAAAGCCATGCTCTACCGGCTGAGCTACCGCTCCGAACTGCACTAAAAATCTGGAGGAGCGGAGAAGAATCGAACTTCTGGCCCTGGCTTGTTCCGACTGCGGGCACTCGATGAAGCGTGAGAGCGGCGAATACTCAGCTTGGAGCAAGAATCTGAGGTTGTGTTGCGGGAAGGCCGCGCCTCTACCGACTTGGGCTACCCCGCCGAAATTGGTGGCGGGAGCAGGACTCGAACCTGCACTGAACGGCCTTTCCCTGTAAGACTGAAGCTGAACTTCAGCTTGGTACTCCGCTCGGAAGTCTAGCGGCTACCCAGCGGCGGCACATCGGCAAGGTGGCGTATCAGAGGGTAGCCATAAAAAACCCCCGCACACAGGCGGGGATCGTCTTGTTCGGGGGTCAGGCTTCCAAGAGGTAGCCGAACAGCCGCTCTCCAACCTTCTGGTCGCTCACTTCCAGCGCGTTGGCCTCCTCGCGGGCGAACTTGACCGCCTGCTGCAACTTCTGCACGCGCTCCAGCAGCTCGTTTACACGCTGGGCGGGCAGCGCACCCGAAAATTTCAGGGTGCGCCAGTAGCCCACCGTCACGTCTTCGTAGTACACCTCGACCTGTGCCGGGTGCTTTTCGGTGGCCTCGGCCTTGACGTGGTTGCGCGGAATCTTCTTGGTGCGGACTGTCTGCACGGGGTCGGTGGCGTAGGCGTCGGCGCTGGGGTCGAACTGCCACGACTCGGAGGCGTCGAGCACCGGGAGCTTACGAACGAAGGTGTACAGGTCGGTCAGTTGCTTTTCCAGAAACAGCAGGTAGCTGACCGGCACGCCCCGCAGCAGCACCCGTTCCCCGATCACGATGTCGGCTTTGGCCTCGCAGTTGGCCCAGTCTTTGGTGGCGGTC contains the following coding sequences:
- the murF gene encoding UDP-N-acetylmuramoyl-tripeptide--D-alanyl-D-alanine ligase, which gives rise to MLDPHALPFQADVHPDARPALRLTWDSREAGPDTAFVALPGEAMHGNRFVQAALDAGAPFVLTDLDVPRAVRVPDARDALFAWARTERAKNALVIGITGSVGKTTAKNYAAAALQAAYMPVFNTLPAIACFLIEYGAQAAPLVVEMGIDRVGEMAQLVDLVSPDVGIVTSIGAAHLEALGTVENVAREKGLILNASRALVGTQASSYYPGVPSYGFEHNDFAGEHLQLDADGARFVYQGVQVTLPRAARVQAEAALLGLVLAQTAGTELQGAAQRMANVEVPGGRYRVLPGAFTIIDDTYNASPLSMFAALNALATHTPAAGGRRISVLGRMLELGAAEQSLHADVGEYAGECADLSYGVGQFAAQLGERAYATVPELLDALLSEVQAGDVVLVKASRGISWTPEKRAAEGVGLDTVVTALLERRKQL
- a CDS encoding DUF7873 family protein, producing MPKLNQIIAVEKSVKSRSFQELTEAHHALQKPALLAGISRTYRPKDEEGETLPPESTRVQAKAEDIVRRTAQIMGNLFDVTATKDWANCEAKADIVIGERVLLRGVPVSYLLFLEKQLTDLYTFVRKLPVLDASESWQFDPSADAYATDPVQTVRTKKIPRNHVKAEATEKHPAQVEVYYEDVTVGYWRTLKFSGALPAQRVNELLERVQKLQQAVKFAREEANALEVSDQKVGERLFGYLLEA